From Rhodanobacteraceae bacterium, the proteins below share one genomic window:
- a CDS encoding D-amino acid dehydrogenase, whose protein sequence is MSEARSDVLILGGGVIGLSCALALLHRGASVRVLDRGEPGSGASHGNCGTLTPSHAIPLTVPAMPWRALHWMLRRDAPLYVNPRPDWERWRWLLGFARRCNQAFAERAAIARAAILQRSWTLLPRVLVDEGIECEYAPAGSLIVYRDARALAHDRAGIDWLRRLGIGATLLRGDEVEAAEPALLPGVAGGILHADDAQLRPDRLVDGLARRVRECGGVIETGMAIEDFGCAGERIETVHTSRGAFSGDRVVMALGAWTPQLAARLGLKVPIQPGKGYSITMSQPDPCPRRALVLHEPSVCVTAWGSGYRLGSTMEFSGYDETLNRTRLDALKRGAAAFLRAPLGDDVREEWWGWRPMCVDEVPLIGPVKRWNNLMLATGHGMLGVSMSAATAELVASLIAGEKPVLDPAPYAPTRFGL, encoded by the coding sequence ATGAGTGAAGCACGCAGTGACGTTCTGATCCTGGGCGGCGGCGTGATCGGCCTGTCCTGTGCGCTGGCGCTGTTGCATCGCGGCGCTTCGGTGCGGGTGCTGGATCGGGGCGAGCCCGGCTCCGGCGCGTCGCACGGCAATTGCGGCACCCTGACGCCCAGCCATGCGATTCCCCTGACCGTACCCGCGATGCCGTGGCGCGCGCTGCACTGGATGCTGCGCCGCGACGCGCCGCTGTACGTCAACCCGCGGCCAGACTGGGAACGCTGGCGCTGGTTGCTGGGCTTCGCGCGCCGCTGCAACCAGGCGTTCGCCGAGCGCGCCGCGATCGCCCGCGCCGCGATCCTGCAGCGCTCCTGGACCCTGTTGCCGCGCGTGCTGGTCGACGAAGGCATCGAATGCGAATACGCGCCTGCGGGCAGCCTGATCGTCTACCGCGATGCGCGCGCACTGGCGCACGACCGCGCCGGGATCGACTGGCTGCGTCGGCTCGGCATCGGCGCGACATTGCTGCGCGGCGATGAAGTCGAAGCGGCGGAACCGGCGCTGCTGCCGGGCGTCGCCGGCGGCATCCTGCACGCCGACGATGCGCAGCTGCGTCCCGACCGGCTGGTGGATGGACTGGCACGGCGGGTGCGCGAGTGCGGCGGCGTGATCGAAACCGGCATGGCGATCGAAGACTTCGGCTGCGCGGGCGAACGCATCGAAACCGTGCACACGTCGCGCGGCGCGTTTTCCGGCGATCGCGTCGTGATGGCGCTGGGCGCGTGGACGCCGCAGCTTGCGGCGAGGCTCGGCCTCAAGGTGCCGATTCAGCCGGGCAAGGGGTATTCGATCACGATGTCGCAGCCCGATCCGTGTCCGCGCCGCGCGCTGGTGTTGCACGAACCCAGCGTCTGCGTGACTGCGTGGGGATCGGGTTACCGGCTCGGCAGCACGATGGAGTTTTCCGGCTACGACGAAACCCTCAATCGCACGCGGCTGGATGCATTGAAACGTGGCGCCGCGGCGTTCCTGCGCGCGCCGCTGGGCGATGATGTGCGCGAAGAATGGTGGGGCTGGCGGCCGATGTGCGTGGACGAGGTTCCGCTGATCGGTCCGGTCAAGCGCTGGAACAACCTGATGCTCGCCACCGGCCACGGCATGCTGGGCGTCAGCATGAGCGCGGCCACCGCGGAACTCGTCGCTTCACTGATCGCCGGCGAAAAACCGGTGCTGGATCCGGCGCCGTATGCACCGACGCGCTTCGGGTTGTAG
- a CDS encoding Ribonuclease T yields MHKQIEGYAERLCTRFRGFLPVVVDVETGGFDAQRDALLEIAAVIVSMDANGMLTPEPVVSTHVEPFPGSHIDPKSLEITGIDPGQPLRGALPERLALDLIFKPVRAAIKASGCQRAILVGHNAAFDLGFLNAAVLRTGHKRNPFHPFSCFDTATLGGLAYGQTVLSRAVQAAGYEWNANEAHSAVYDAERTAALFCTIANRWRQLEQLEQERVGIA; encoded by the coding sequence ATGCATAAACAGATCGAAGGCTACGCGGAACGCCTGTGCACCCGTTTCCGCGGTTTCCTGCCGGTGGTGGTGGACGTCGAAACCGGCGGTTTCGACGCGCAGCGCGACGCGCTGCTCGAGATCGCCGCGGTGATCGTGAGCATGGACGCAAACGGCATGTTGACGCCGGAACCGGTCGTCTCCACGCACGTCGAACCTTTTCCGGGTTCGCACATCGATCCCAAGTCGCTGGAGATCACCGGCATCGATCCCGGCCAGCCGCTGCGCGGCGCGTTGCCGGAGCGCCTGGCGCTGGACCTGATCTTCAAGCCGGTGCGCGCCGCCATCAAGGCGTCGGGCTGCCAGCGCGCGATCCTGGTCGGCCACAACGCGGCGTTCGACCTCGGCTTCCTCAACGCCGCGGTGCTGCGCACCGGGCACAAGCGCAATCCGTTCCATCCGTTTTCGTGTTTCGACACTGCGACGCTGGGCGGCCTCGCCTACGGCCAGACAGTGCTGTCGCGCGCGGTGCAGGCCGCGGGTTACGAGTGGAACGCCAACGAAGCGCACTCGGCGGTGTACGACGCCGAGCGCACCGCGGCGCTGTTCTGCACCATCGCCAACCGCTGGCGGCAGCTCGAACAGCTGGAACAGGAACGCGTCGGCATCGCCTGA
- a CDS encoding Endonuclease III, with protein MKRTDILELFRRLRELDPDPTTELEYRTPFELLVAVILSAQATDAGVNKATKRLFPVANTPKKILALGEDGLKKYISTIGLYNAKAKNIIATCALLIERHGGEVPRTREELEALPGVGRKTANVILNTVFGAPTIAVDTHIFRVCNRTGLAPGKTVRAVEDKLAKVVPDEFKLGAHHWLILHGRYICVARKPKCPECPIRDLCAYKHKTA; from the coding sequence ATGAAACGCACAGATATCCTTGAACTGTTCCGCCGCCTGCGCGAGCTCGATCCGGATCCGACCACCGAACTCGAGTACCGCACGCCCTTCGAATTGCTGGTCGCGGTGATCCTGTCGGCGCAGGCCACCGACGCCGGCGTCAACAAGGCCACCAAGCGCCTGTTCCCGGTCGCCAACACGCCAAAAAAAATCCTCGCACTCGGCGAGGACGGCCTCAAGAAATACATTTCGACCATCGGTCTCTACAACGCCAAAGCCAAGAACATCATCGCGACCTGCGCGCTGTTGATCGAGCGCCACGGCGGCGAGGTGCCGCGCACGCGCGAGGAACTGGAAGCGTTGCCCGGCGTCGGCCGCAAGACCGCCAACGTGATCCTCAACACCGTGTTCGGCGCGCCGACGATCGCGGTGGACACGCACATCTTCCGCGTCTGCAACCGCACCGGCCTCGCGCCCGGCAAGACCGTGCGCGCCGTCGAAGACAAGCTGGCGAAAGTGGTGCCGGACGAATTCAAGCTCGGCGCGCACCACTGGTTGATCCTGCACGGCCGTTATATTTGCGTCGCGCGCAAACCGAAATGTCCCGAATGCCCGATCCGCGATCTCTGCGCCTACAAACACAAGACGGCATGA
- a CDS encoding Inner membrane protein YqjF, with product MQNFTLLVGRLGLSLIFILSGIGKVTAYAATAKVLVAQGLPPGLLPLVIFVELGGGLAILAGLLTRWAAVGLFFYSILTAVIFHNHLADHEQWINFMKNLAIAGGFLVLAVHGAGLLSLDGWRRRRKQKIFF from the coding sequence ATGCAGAACTTCACCTTGCTGGTCGGACGCCTCGGACTTTCGCTGATCTTCATCCTGTCGGGCATTGGGAAAGTCACCGCGTACGCCGCCACCGCCAAGGTGCTGGTGGCGCAGGGCCTGCCGCCCGGCCTGCTGCCGCTGGTGATCTTCGTCGAACTGGGCGGCGGCCTCGCCATCCTGGCCGGACTGCTGACGCGCTGGGCCGCGGTGGGCCTGTTCTTCTATTCGATCCTCACGGCGGTGATCTTCCACAATCACCTTGCCGATCACGAGCAGTGGATCAATTTCATGAAGAACCTCGCGATCGCCGGCGGCTTCCTGGTGCTGGCCGTGCACGGCGCGGGCCTGCTGTCGCTGGACGGGTGGCGCAGGCGGCGCAAGCAGAAGATATTTTTTTAA
- a CDS encoding FKBP-type peptidyl-prolyl cis-trans isomerase SlyD: MRAEKDSVVSFHYVVRDAADAAAEPYDDSRKRGEPLLALLGHGQLVPGVEKALTGREAGEKFEIDIAPEDGYGERQEGLLQRVPKKYFQNAGKLKPGMTTVLQTREGGRRMVTIHKVGMSSIDVDHNHPLAGKTLHFDIEIVDVRAAAPEEIAHGHAHAGDGHAHG; this comes from the coding sequence ATGCGTGCCGAAAAAGATTCCGTGGTCAGCTTTCACTACGTCGTGCGCGACGCCGCCGACGCCGCGGCCGAACCGTACGACGATTCGCGCAAGCGCGGCGAGCCGTTGCTGGCGCTGCTGGGCCACGGGCAGTTGGTGCCCGGCGTCGAAAAGGCGCTGACCGGCCGCGAAGCCGGCGAGAAATTCGAAATCGACATCGCGCCGGAAGACGGCTACGGCGAGCGCCAGGAAGGCCTGCTGCAGCGCGTGCCGAAAAAATATTTCCAGAATGCCGGGAAACTCAAGCCCGGCATGACCACCGTGCTGCAGACCCGCGAGGGCGGCCGGCGCATGGTCACCATCCACAAGGTCGGCATGAGTTCGATCGACGTCGACCACAACCATCCGCTGGCCGGCAAGACCCTGCACTTCGACATCGAGATCGTCGACGTGCGCGCCGCCGCGCCCGAGGAAATCGCGCACGGCCACGCGCATGCAGGCGACGGCCACGCGCACGGTTGA
- a CDS encoding dTDP-rhamnosyl transferase RfbF, protein MSEPSAAPARAAGVCAVVVTYHPDATLLAAQLDALQAQADRIVVVDNATPGDSVRALCAPHPQVELLSLTENLGLAAALNAGITRARETPGMTHVLLMDQDSVPEPGMVAALKAALDRQSQRTRVAAVGTRFLDPREGVDAPFVRIRFPVNLQLRCSGECDEIPCDFLITSGSLIPLDVLDQVGGMDEALFIDNVDLEWCFRATSKGYALFGVCGARMLHHHGAARHRLPGVPRGVVVHTPRRLFYMMRNRVLLYRRAYTPRRWIAQDVPRLVVKFLLFALLIAPRRENVRGMLAGLRAGVAGRTAPPPPDIG, encoded by the coding sequence ATGTCTGAACCGTCCGCGGCGCCGGCACGCGCAGCGGGCGTGTGCGCGGTGGTCGTCACCTATCATCCCGACGCGACGCTGCTTGCCGCGCAACTCGACGCGTTGCAGGCGCAGGCCGATCGCATCGTCGTGGTGGACAACGCCACGCCGGGTGACTCCGTGCGCGCCTTGTGCGCGCCGCATCCGCAAGTCGAGTTGCTGTCGTTGACGGAAAACCTCGGCCTCGCGGCGGCACTGAACGCAGGCATCACGCGCGCACGCGAAACGCCGGGCATGACGCACGTCCTCCTGATGGACCAGGACAGCGTGCCCGAACCCGGCATGGTCGCGGCGCTGAAGGCCGCGCTGGATCGCCAGTCACAACGCACGCGGGTGGCGGCGGTCGGCACGCGGTTCCTCGATCCGCGCGAAGGCGTGGACGCACCGTTCGTGCGCATCCGCTTTCCCGTCAACCTGCAACTGCGTTGCAGCGGTGAGTGCGACGAGATCCCGTGCGATTTCCTGATCACGTCCGGCTCGCTGATTCCGCTCGACGTGCTGGACCAGGTCGGCGGCATGGACGAAGCGCTGTTCATCGACAACGTGGACCTGGAATGGTGTTTCCGCGCCACGTCGAAGGGCTATGCGCTGTTCGGGGTTTGCGGCGCGCGCATGCTGCACCATCACGGCGCCGCCCGCCATCGCTTGCCGGGCGTGCCGCGCGGCGTGGTGGTGCACACGCCGCGGCGGCTGTTCTACATGATGCGCAATCGCGTGCTGCTGTACCGGCGCGCGTACACGCCGCGGCGCTGGATCGCGCAGGACGTGCCAAGGCTCGTCGTCAAGTTCCTGCTGTTCGCGCTGCTCATCGCGCCGCGCCGGGAGAACGTGCGCGGCATGCTGGCGGGCCTGCGCGCGGGCGTCGCGGGGCGCACGGCACCGCCGCCGCCGGACATCGGTTGA
- a CDS encoding GTP pyrophosphokinase → MQASSSNHGSISEAPIASLPRHEHDLWQETDALLASVDCDDDIRAAAAWYAVARADPEAWNAIGAQAPEALRRLVEGQQQAERVWALHAARDGAGNSEGLRRLLLAIIRDLRVVYLLLARQLARMRAATALPEAERHELAQLTRDIHAPLANRLGIGQWKWELEDLAFRYLQPDVYRRIAQLLDERRADREAWIARSVAQLREALAAQGVSATVNGRAKHIYSIWRKMQRKKVGFGELYDIRALRVLTGSVADCYAVLGVVHGLWPIIPREFDDYIARPKGNDYRSLHTAVIGPDGKTLEVQIRTEEMHRGAELGVAAHWRYKEGGHGDAAYQARVAWMRKLLETRADGEDDATLAAELRSELAEDRVYLLTPKGEVLDLQAGATVLDFAYHVHTMVGHRCRGAKVNGRIVPLTCQPASGDRIEILTAREPAPSRDWLSPQLGYLNTASARGKLRAWFRREDFAANLAAGRQILEREARRLAVPDEAVERLPARLGRKGRDDLLVALALGEVGVAQLTRAMLEAQPAAPAPAPPSRRPAQAADKPGALTVEGVGNLLTTLARCCRPLPGDDVAGYVTRGRGVTVHRADCTSLARLRARNPDRVIEVRWQSAPDRAYEVDIVVLGYDRRDLQRDVTNVVTNSGARIVASDSHSDQDLGEVTLHFTLRVHDFGELSALLARLSALPNVTEARRLVAG, encoded by the coding sequence ATGCAGGCATCGTCCAGCAATCACGGTTCCATTTCCGAGGCGCCCATCGCTTCACTGCCACGGCACGAGCACGACTTGTGGCAGGAAACCGATGCGCTGCTTGCGTCGGTCGATTGCGACGACGACATCCGTGCCGCGGCGGCCTGGTATGCGGTGGCGCGTGCCGATCCGGAAGCATGGAACGCGATCGGCGCGCAGGCACCGGAGGCCTTGCGCAGGCTGGTGGAAGGCCAGCAGCAGGCCGAACGCGTGTGGGCGTTGCACGCGGCGCGCGATGGCGCCGGCAACAGCGAAGGCCTGCGGCGCTTGCTGCTGGCGATCATCCGCGACCTGCGCGTGGTGTATCTGTTGCTGGCGCGCCAGCTCGCGCGGATGCGCGCGGCCACTGCGCTGCCGGAAGCCGAACGCCACGAACTCGCGCAGTTGACGCGCGACATCCATGCGCCGCTCGCCAACCGTCTGGGCATTGGCCAGTGGAAGTGGGAACTCGAGGATCTCGCGTTCCGTTATTTGCAGCCCGACGTGTACCGCCGCATCGCGCAGCTGCTGGACGAGCGGCGCGCCGACCGCGAGGCGTGGATCGCGCGCAGCGTCGCGCAACTGCGAGAGGCGCTGGCGGCGCAAGGCGTCTCGGCAACCGTCAATGGTCGCGCCAAGCACATCTATTCGATCTGGCGGAAGATGCAGCGCAAGAAGGTCGGCTTCGGCGAGCTGTACGACATCCGCGCGCTGCGCGTGCTCACCGGCAGCGTCGCGGATTGCTACGCGGTGCTCGGCGTCGTGCACGGCTTGTGGCCGATCATTCCGCGCGAGTTCGACGATTACATCGCGCGCCCCAAGGGCAACGATTACCGCTCGCTGCACACCGCGGTGATCGGGCCGGACGGCAAGACCCTGGAAGTGCAGATCCGCACCGAGGAGATGCACCGCGGCGCCGAACTCGGCGTGGCCGCGCACTGGCGCTACAAGGAAGGCGGCCACGGCGACGCCGCGTACCAGGCGCGCGTCGCGTGGATGCGCAAGCTGCTGGAGACGCGCGCCGACGGCGAGGACGACGCCACGCTCGCGGCCGAGTTGCGTTCGGAACTCGCGGAAGACCGCGTGTATCTGTTGACGCCGAAAGGCGAGGTGCTGGACCTGCAAGCCGGCGCGACGGTGCTGGACTTCGCCTACCACGTGCACACCATGGTCGGGCATCGCTGCCGCGGCGCCAAGGTCAACGGTCGCATCGTGCCGCTGACCTGCCAGCCGGCCAGCGGCGATCGCATCGAAATCCTCACCGCGCGCGAACCCGCGCCCAGCCGCGACTGGCTGTCGCCGCAACTCGGCTACCTCAACACCGCGAGTGCGCGCGGCAAGCTGCGCGCGTGGTTCCGGCGCGAGGATTTCGCGGCCAACCTCGCCGCGGGACGCCAGATCCTCGAACGCGAAGCGCGCCGCCTCGCGGTGCCCGACGAAGCGGTGGAACGCCTGCCCGCGCGGCTGGGCCGCAAGGGCCGCGACGACTTGCTGGTCGCGCTGGCGTTGGGCGAAGTGGGCGTCGCGCAACTGACACGCGCGATGCTGGAGGCGCAGCCCGCGGCGCCCGCGCCGGCACCACCTTCGCGCAGGCCCGCGCAGGCCGCCGACAAGCCCGGTGCGTTGACCGTGGAAGGCGTCGGCAATCTGTTGACGACCTTGGCGCGCTGCTGCCGGCCGTTGCCGGGCGACGACGTCGCCGGTTACGTGACGCGCGGGCGCGGCGTCACCGTGCACCGCGCCGACTGTACATCGCTGGCGCGCCTGCGCGCGCGCAACCCGGATCGCGTGATCGAGGTGCGCTGGCAGAGCGCACCCGACCGCGCCTACGAAGTCGACATCGTGGTACTGGGCTACGATCGCCGCGACCTGCAGCGCGACGTCACCAACGTCGTCACCAACTCGGGCGCGCGCATCGTCGCGTCGGACAGCCACAGCGACCAGGACTTGGGCGAAGTGACGCTGCATTTCACGCTGCGCGTGCACGACTTCGGCGAGCTGTCCGCGTTGCTCGCTCGGTTGTCGGCCTTGCCCAATGTGACTGAAGCGCGCCGGCTTGTGGCCGGCTGA
- a CDS encoding NLP/P60 family protein yields the protein MNAGRHIVRLFAAASLLLLAACSSFAPVRTPSVVPAPPPALANNVLIRAIGLVGTPYRWGGNTPESGFDCSGLVDYVFRSEAGLQLPRTSRGIAALDAPEIPRGDLQAGDLLFFGGRHVNHVGIYVGKGRFVNAPDKGGTVRLDHLDGYYWREHFLFAKRVLTPRVRAALAAD from the coding sequence TTGAATGCCGGCCGGCACATCGTCCGCCTGTTCGCCGCAGCCTCGCTCCTGCTGCTCGCGGCCTGCTCCAGCTTCGCGCCGGTCCGCACCCCCAGCGTCGTCCCTGCGCCGCCCCCGGCGCTTGCCAACAACGTGCTGATCCGCGCGATCGGCCTGGTCGGCACGCCGTATCGCTGGGGCGGCAACACGCCGGAATCGGGTTTCGATTGCTCGGGCCTCGTCGATTACGTGTTCCGCAGCGAGGCCGGCCTGCAACTGCCGCGCACCTCGCGCGGGATCGCCGCACTGGATGCGCCGGAAATCCCGCGCGGCGACCTGCAAGCCGGCGATCTGTTGTTCTTCGGCGGCCGTCACGTCAACCATGTCGGCATCTATGTCGGCAAAGGCCGTTTCGTCAACGCGCCCGACAAGGGCGGCACGGTACGGCTGGATCACCTCGACGGTTATTATTGGCGCGAGCATTTCCTGTTCGCCAAGCGCGTGCTCACGCCGCGCGTGCGCGCCGCGCTGGCCGCGGACTGA
- a CDS encoding putative MFS-type transporter, with amino-acid sequence MSALAALRALDTTQRHTVAATFLGWTLDAFDYFLLVMMMPAVAKAFGVDVPDVAFALLLTLAFRPLGALIFGRLADRYGRRRILMIDVTLYSVLGLACAFAPSLLALLILRSLFGIAMGGEWGTGASLAMESIPAKSRGIVSGILQSGYPCGYLLCAIAYGLLFNSIGWRGMFALGILPALLVLYLRRSVPESPVFEQRTQAGVRRGVRETMRGRWKLLAYMIVTMAVFNAFSHGSQDVYPTFLKLQMHFGTHITSLLTIILNLGALVGGLVFGHWSEKIGRRRAMAIACVLALPAVPLWSYGGSVLLLAIGAFWIQIAVQGAWGVVPGYLNELSPDDVRGTLPGFAYQLGNLLVSWTAFAMTWVAHANDGNYAIVQSVWIGVVAILLALLTWFGPEAHGAKFGVTRETGDATMRGSPVPE; translated from the coding sequence ATGTCCGCACTCGCCGCGCTGCGCGCACTCGACACCACCCAGCGGCACACCGTGGCGGCCACCTTCCTCGGCTGGACCCTGGACGCGTTCGATTATTTCCTGCTGGTGATGATGATGCCGGCGGTGGCGAAGGCGTTCGGCGTCGACGTGCCGGACGTTGCCTTCGCGCTGCTGCTGACGCTGGCGTTCCGGCCACTGGGTGCGTTGATCTTCGGGCGGCTGGCCGACCGCTACGGGCGCCGGCGCATCCTGATGATCGACGTCACGCTGTACTCGGTGCTGGGTCTGGCCTGCGCGTTTGCGCCGTCGCTGCTTGCGCTGTTGATCCTGCGGTCGCTGTTCGGCATCGCGATGGGCGGCGAGTGGGGCACCGGTGCGTCGTTGGCGATGGAATCGATCCCGGCGAAATCGCGCGGCATCGTGTCGGGAATTTTGCAGAGCGGCTATCCGTGCGGCTATCTGCTGTGCGCGATCGCGTACGGCTTGTTGTTCAACTCGATCGGCTGGCGCGGCATGTTCGCGCTCGGCATCCTGCCCGCGTTGCTGGTGCTGTACCTGCGCCGCAGCGTGCCGGAGTCGCCGGTGTTCGAGCAGCGCACGCAAGCCGGCGTGCGCCGCGGCGTCAGGGAGACGATGCGGGGGCGCTGGAAGCTGCTGGCCTACATGATCGTGACGATGGCGGTGTTCAACGCCTTCAGCCACGGCTCGCAGGACGTATATCCGACGTTCCTGAAACTGCAGATGCATTTCGGCACCCACATCACCAGCTTGCTGACGATCATCCTGAACCTCGGTGCGCTGGTCGGCGGGCTGGTGTTCGGTCACTGGTCGGAAAAAATCGGCCGCCGCCGCGCGATGGCGATCGCCTGCGTGCTGGCGCTGCCCGCGGTTCCGTTGTGGAGTTACGGCGGCTCGGTGCTGCTGCTCGCGATCGGCGCGTTCTGGATCCAGATCGCGGTGCAGGGCGCGTGGGGCGTGGTGCCGGGCTACTTGAACGAACTTTCGCCGGACGACGTGCGCGGGACGCTGCCCGGATTCGCTTACCAACTCGGCAACCTGCTGGTGTCGTGGACCGCGTTCGCGATGACCTGGGTGGCGCACGCCAATGACGGCAACTACGCGATCGTGCAGTCGGTGTGGATCGGCGTCGTCGCGATCCTGCTGGCGCTGCTGACCTGGTTCGGGCCGGAAGCGCACGGCGCGAAGTTCGGCGTGACGCGGGAAACCGGCGACGCTACCATGCGCGGTTCGCCGGTTCCCGAGTGA
- a CDS encoding Replicative DNA helicase (DnaB): MSAVFPEPKSGPPRVDVLRVPPHSIEAEQSVLGGLMLVGEAWDQVADRITEEDFYRREHRLIFRAIGELAMAGKPCDAVTLGEWFERHGETANIGGVAYLAELANNTPSAANIAAYADIVRDKAVLRKLIEAGTQIAGDGFNPEGRNTPEILEAAEQRVFKIAEAGARGRKQVIPVRQSVKEAVELLAQRYANRGQLNGLTTGFKDLDDLTSGMQRQDLVIVAGRPSMGKTAFALNIAEAVAMRAKQPVLIFSMEMSASQLAFRLISSLGRINQKDLRSGELAEEEWPRVSQAASLLSESKIFIDDTPALSPGELRSRARRMMREHGLGLVVIDYLQLMQVPGNTENRATEISEISRNLKAMAKELDVPVIALSQLNRALEQRNDKRPVMSDLRESGAIEQDADLILFIYRDEVYNKESNHKGIAEIIIGKQRNGPIDTVKLTFLGQYTKFENYAPEAYVGSME; encoded by the coding sequence ATGAGCGCCGTTTTTCCGGAACCGAAATCCGGTCCGCCGCGCGTCGACGTCCTGCGCGTGCCGCCGCATTCCATCGAAGCCGAGCAGTCGGTGCTGGGCGGCTTGATGCTGGTGGGCGAGGCCTGGGACCAGGTCGCCGACCGCATTACCGAGGAAGATTTCTACCGCCGCGAACACCGGTTGATCTTCCGCGCGATAGGCGAACTCGCGATGGCGGGCAAGCCGTGTGATGCGGTGACGCTGGGCGAGTGGTTCGAGCGGCATGGCGAAACCGCCAACATCGGCGGCGTCGCATATCTCGCCGAGCTCGCCAACAACACGCCCAGCGCGGCCAACATCGCCGCCTACGCCGACATCGTCCGCGACAAGGCGGTGCTGCGAAAGCTCATCGAAGCCGGGACGCAAATTGCCGGCGACGGGTTCAACCCCGAAGGCCGCAACACGCCGGAAATCCTGGAAGCCGCCGAGCAGCGCGTGTTCAAGATCGCCGAAGCGGGCGCGCGCGGGCGCAAGCAGGTGATCCCGGTGCGCCAGTCGGTCAAGGAGGCCGTGGAATTGCTGGCGCAGCGCTACGCCAATCGCGGGCAATTGAATGGCCTCACCACCGGCTTCAAGGATCTTGATGACCTGACGTCGGGCATGCAGCGCCAGGATCTCGTGATCGTCGCGGGCCGCCCGTCGATGGGCAAGACCGCGTTCGCGCTCAACATCGCTGAGGCCGTGGCGATGCGCGCCAAGCAGCCGGTGCTGATCTTCTCGATGGAAATGTCGGCGTCGCAACTGGCGTTTCGCCTGATCTCCTCGCTGGGCCGGATCAACCAGAAGGATCTGCGTTCGGGCGAACTCGCCGAAGAGGAATGGCCGCGCGTCAGCCAGGCCGCATCGCTGTTGTCGGAATCGAAGATCTTCATCGACGATACGCCCGCGCTGTCGCCCGGCGAATTGCGCTCGCGCGCGCGCCGCATGATGCGCGAGCACGGATTGGGCCTCGTGGTGATCGACTATTTGCAGTTGATGCAGGTGCCGGGCAACACCGAAAACCGCGCGACGGAGATCTCGGAAATCTCGCGCAACCTGAAAGCCATGGCCAAGGAACTGGACGTGCCTGTGATCGCGCTGTCGCAGTTGAACCGCGCGCTGGAACAGCGCAACGACAAGCGCCCGGTGATGAGCGACCTGCGCGAATCGGGCGCGATCGAGCAGGACGCAGACCTGATCCTGTTCATCTACCGCGACGAAGTCTACAACAAGGAATCCAACCACAAGGGCATCGCCGAAATCATCATCGGCAAGCAGCGCAACGGCCCCATCGACACCGTCAAGCTGACCTTCCTCGGCCAGTACACCAAGTTCGAGAATTACGCGCCCGAGGCGTATGTGGGGAGCATGGAGTGA
- a CDS encoding Iron-sulfur cluster-binding protein: MHGRDDYNAGMDVEISPTDEMLDARIDRIDAALPQTQCTRCGYPACRPYAEAIARGEAAINRCPPGGMEGVRALARITGLPVLPLDPECGVETPQRVAIIDEDVCVGCTKCIQACPVDAIVGASKLMHTVVASLCTGCELCIPPCPVDCIAMVPARGVPGRLPRPVLPCPP, encoded by the coding sequence ATGCACGGACGCGACGACTACAATGCCGGGATGGACGTGGAGATTTCGCCAACGGACGAGATGCTCGATGCGCGGATCGACCGCATCGACGCCGCGTTGCCGCAAACCCAGTGCACGCGCTGCGGCTACCCCGCTTGCCGGCCCTACGCCGAAGCGATCGCACGCGGCGAGGCGGCGATCAATCGTTGTCCGCCGGGCGGCATGGAAGGCGTGCGCGCGCTGGCGCGGATCACCGGCCTGCCGGTGCTGCCGCTCGATCCGGAATGCGGCGTCGAGACGCCGCAACGCGTCGCCATCATCGACGAGGACGTGTGCGTCGGCTGCACCAAATGCATCCAGGCGTGCCCCGTCGACGCCATCGTCGGCGCCAGCAAGTTGATGCACACGGTGGTGGCCAGTCTCTGCACCGGCTGCGAACTCTGCATCCCGCCCTGCCCGGTCGATTGCATCGCGATGGTTCCGGCGCGCGGCGTGCCCGGGCGGCTGCCGCGCCCGGTGCTGCCATGCCCGCCTTGA